The proteins below come from a single Coleofasciculus sp. FACHB-T130 genomic window:
- a CDS encoding serine/threonine-protein kinase gives MSYCINPCCPKPNDPANANNRICRNCGSELLVQGRYQVMRLLSDNSGFGNIYEAYEGATPKILKILKKDHNTNARVVELFQQEAIVLSQLNHPGIPKVELDGYFQFYPRNSREPVYGIIMEKIDGPNLKEWMQQQGDRPLDQRLALDWLKQLAEILHLVHQKNYFHRDIKPANIMMRSTGHLVLIDFGTAREMTYTYLAEVGGAGSVTRISSAGYTPPEQEKGHAVPQSDFYALGRTFVYLLTGKLATDRAIYEPLTDKFNWRNHAPGISPLLADFIDKLMAPTAGARHKNTQEILDELAKISQSLSRHKPSPNFSLIGIGAIVGILPPWKPSLAPTIIVSKKNKNKWLVGGAVACLVGLGGYGIWQLSYQDAPKVIAYENLSGVKTLHGHESQVNSLAISPDGQILASSSADKTIRIWNKSTSKEIRVIKGHGSYVNSLAISPDGNTLISGSADKTIKILNISTGQEIRRLKGHSSPINSVAISFDWQTLASGSADKTIKIWNISTGKAIRTLQGHSQPVNSVAISPDGQTLASASADKTIKIWDISTGKAIRTLQGHSQPVNSVAISPDGQILASASADKTVKIWDLNTGKEIHTLTRHPNYVNSVAISSDGQTLVSGSADKTIKIWNLSTGEEIRTLTGHSSWVKCIVISPDGQTIATGSGDSTIKIWQVPIADAR, from the coding sequence ATGAGCTACTGCATCAATCCCTGCTGCCCCAAACCTAACGATCCAGCCAACGCCAACAACCGTATTTGCCGCAATTGTGGCTCAGAGTTGCTGGTACAAGGGCGCTATCAGGTCATGCGCCTACTGAGTGACAACAGCGGCTTCGGCAATATTTATGAAGCCTACGAGGGCGCAACCCCCAAAATCCTGAAGATCCTCAAAAAAGATCACAACACGAATGCCAGAGTCGTCGAGCTATTTCAGCAAGAAGCCATTGTATTAAGCCAGCTGAATCATCCCGGCATCCCCAAAGTTGAGCTTGATGGATACTTTCAGTTTTATCCCAGAAACAGCCGAGAGCCAGTGTATGGCATCATCATGGAGAAAATTGATGGTCCCAACTTAAAAGAGTGGATGCAACAACAGGGCGATCGCCCTCTCGATCAGCGGCTAGCTCTTGACTGGTTAAAACAGCTCGCTGAGATTTTACATCTTGTCCACCAAAAAAACTATTTCCATCGTGATATTAAACCCGCAAATATCATGATGCGCTCCACAGGGCATCTGGTATTAATTGACTTTGGCACCGCCAGAGAGATGACCTATACTTACCTTGCGGAAGTCGGCGGCGCAGGCAGTGTCACGAGGATTAGTTCTGCTGGCTATACACCTCCAGAGCAAGAAAAAGGTCATGCTGTACCCCAGTCAGATTTCTATGCCTTGGGCAGAACTTTTGTTTATCTGCTGACTGGCAAACTAGCAACAGATCGCGCAATTTATGAACCTTTAACGGATAAATTTAATTGGCGCAATCATGCACCGGGTATTTCACCCTTACTGGCAGATTTTATTGATAAACTGATGGCTCCTACCGCAGGAGCGCGGCACAAAAATACTCAAGAAATTTTAGATGAACTCGCTAAAATTTCACAGTCTTTATCTAGACATAAACCTTCTCCTAATTTTAGTCTGATTGGTATCGGGGCAATTGTTGGGATACTTCCACCTTGGAAGCCTTCATTAGCCCCAACGATCATTGTTAGTAAGAAAAATAAAAATAAATGGTTGGTGGGGGGAGCCGTTGCTTGCTTGGTCGGATTAGGAGGATATGGAATTTGGCAACTCTCTTACCAAGACGCACCCAAAGTTATCGCTTATGAAAATCTTTCGGGAGTTAAAACGCTTCATGGGCATGAAAGCCAGGTAAATTCTCTGGCGATTAGCCCGGATGGACAAATTTTAGCCAGTAGCAGTGCCGATAAAACAATCAGAATTTGGAACAAGTCTACATCCAAAGAGATTCGCGTCATAAAAGGGCATGGCAGCTACGTGAATTCTCTAGCGATTAGCCCAGATGGAAATACATTAATAAGTGGCAGCGCCGATAAAACAATCAAAATTTTGAATATTTCTACTGGTCAAGAAATCCGTAGATTGAAGGGACATTCTAGCCCTATTAATTCTGTTGCGATTAGCTTTGATTGGCAGACTCTAGCCAGTGGCAGCGCCGATAAAACAATTAAAATCTGGAATATTTCTACGGGTAAAGCAATCCGCACACTTCAAGGTCATTCCCAACCTGTTAATTCCGTTGCAATTAGTCCAGATGGGCAGACTTTAGCCAGTGCTAGTGCCGATAAAACAATTAAAATTTGGGATATTTCTACTGGCAAAGCAATCCGCACGCTTCAGGGTCATTCTCAACCTGTTAATTCTGTTGCGATTAGCCCGGATGGGCAGATTTTAGCCAGTGCTAGCGCCGACAAAACAGTTAAGATTTGGGATTTAAACACTGGGAAAGAAATTCACACCCTCACTAGGCATCCTAACTATGTAAATTCGGTTGCGATTAGCTCAGATGGACAAACTTTAGTCAGTGGCAGTGCGGACAA